In one Pseudoclavibacter sp. Marseille-Q3772 genomic region, the following are encoded:
- a CDS encoding c-type cytochrome, with amino-acid sequence MSLTTSNRPAVSKSRKRGRRSPLATAGLLSLGLLLTGGAYGAVDSVVANAAAEEPAVDMNSAQTIEEGKALFNANCATCHGMDAVGTSEGPSLIGVGAAAVDFQVGTGRMPLQNTAPQAPVKPAQFTEKQTSQMAAYVASLAPGPAIPADEYVQADGDAARGAELFRINCAMCHNVAAAGGALTEGKYAPQLQTVEPRHIYEAMQTGPQNMPVFNDTNLTPQDKADIITSIRWMTENTSMVGGYNLGSVGPVAEGLFIWLIGIGAASGIAIWLTSRPN; translated from the coding sequence ATGTCTTTGACCACTAGTAACCGACCCGCGGTCTCGAAGTCACGCAAGCGTGGGCGCCGGAGCCCGCTTGCGACCGCAGGTCTGCTCAGTCTTGGATTACTCCTCACCGGTGGTGCTTACGGTGCAGTTGACTCGGTTGTCGCCAACGCTGCCGCCGAAGAGCCAGCAGTCGACATGAACAGCGCGCAGACCATCGAAGAGGGTAAGGCACTCTTCAACGCGAACTGCGCCACCTGTCACGGTATGGATGCCGTCGGCACCTCAGAGGGCCCGTCACTGATCGGTGTGGGCGCGGCAGCAGTCGACTTCCAGGTCGGCACCGGTCGTATGCCGCTGCAGAACACCGCCCCGCAGGCACCGGTCAAGCCGGCCCAGTTCACCGAGAAGCAAACCTCGCAGATGGCGGCTTATGTGGCCTCGCTCGCACCGGGCCCAGCAATTCCAGCTGACGAGTACGTCCAGGCAGATGGTGATGCCGCACGCGGTGCAGAACTCTTCCGCATCAATTGCGCAATGTGCCACAACGTAGCGGCCGCCGGTGGTGCCCTTACCGAGGGTAAGTATGCACCGCAGCTGCAGACCGTCGAACCACGCCACATCTACGAGGCGATGCAGACCGGCCCGCAGAACATGCCGGTGTTTAACGACACCAACCTCACACCGCAAGACAAGGCAGACATCATCACTTCGATCCGTTGGATGACCGAAAACACCTCGATGGTGGGCGGATATAACCTCGGCTCGGTCGGCCCGGTAGCTGAAGGTCTGTTCATCTGGCTCATCGGTATTGGTGCGGCTTCGGGCATAGCGATCTGGCTCACCTCACGCCCGAACTAA
- a CDS encoding HPr family phosphocarrier protein, with amino-acid sequence MAEARKTVTLTNETGLHARPAAEFVKTASSFQAAVTVNGTDAKSLLGIMALGASRGTELELVATGDDAQEAVDALAALVESNFGE; translated from the coding sequence ATGGCTGAAGCTCGTAAGACCGTCACGCTGACGAACGAAACCGGTTTGCACGCCCGCCCTGCCGCCGAGTTCGTAAAGACCGCGTCGTCATTTCAGGCTGCAGTGACGGTAAACGGTACTGATGCAAAGAGTCTGCTGGGGATCATGGCGCTCGGTGCCAGCCGCGGAACCGAGCTTGAGCTCGTAGCAACCGGCGATGATGCCCAAGAAGCGGTCGACGCGCTGGCAGCACTCGTGGAGTCAAACTTTGGCGAGTAA
- a CDS encoding heme-copper oxidase subunit III, with amino-acid sequence MGCVTSATTTPVVPRVHRPNTVAIGTIVWLGSEVMFFAGLFAIYFTLRAMAPEQFAAGHDVMNIPFSAGNTLILVASSVTCQIGVMHAEAGRKDRRDNNGKWATVEWFYLTVVLGAIFVSGQVFEYATLVSEGYVFNLNPFTSSFYMATGFHGLHVIGGLLAFLIVIVRMYAVRRLGKREMQSAMAVSYYWHFVDVVWIGLFFVVYILPFLA; translated from the coding sequence ATGGGATGCGTGACTTCTGCAACTACAACTCCCGTCGTACCACGCGTTCACCGACCGAACACTGTGGCAATCGGCACGATTGTCTGGCTCGGCTCCGAAGTGATGTTCTTCGCTGGCCTGTTCGCGATCTACTTCACACTGCGCGCGATGGCACCAGAGCAGTTCGCTGCCGGCCACGACGTCATGAACATTCCGTTCTCCGCGGGTAACACCCTGATCCTGGTTGCCAGCTCGGTAACCTGCCAGATCGGTGTCATGCACGCCGAAGCGGGTCGAAAGGACCGGCGCGACAACAACGGTAAGTGGGCCACCGTCGAGTGGTTCTACCTCACCGTTGTGCTTGGTGCGATTTTCGTCTCCGGACAGGTGTTTGAGTACGCAACCCTTGTCAGCGAGGGCTACGTATTCAACCTCAATCCGTTCACGAGCTCGTTCTACATGGCAACCGGATTCCACGGCCTGCACGTTATCGGTGGTCTGCTCGCGTTCTTGATTGTGATTGTCCGGATGTACGCAGTACGTCGCTTGGGTAAGCGTGAGATGCAGAGCGCCATGGCAGTGTCGTATTACTGGCACTTCGTTGACGTTGTTTGGATCGGCCTGTTCTTTGTCGTCTACATCCTGCCGTTCCTCGCGTAA
- a CDS encoding DUF3093 domain-containing protein, which produces MAPSLWMYLIGALAIPAVIAVFIPINIYVGIILGVAIFAGYCASLYGGSPTIQVDERMLRVGSARVPLNHVGSVTANDQPSAARRAAGPDLDARAWICLRGWVNTNATIEITDERDPIPYWLVSTRDPKALAAAISSAKRALAKQSN; this is translated from the coding sequence GTGGCCCCGTCGCTGTGGATGTACCTCATTGGTGCGCTGGCGATTCCCGCCGTGATCGCCGTGTTCATCCCGATCAACATCTACGTAGGCATCATCCTCGGGGTAGCGATTTTTGCGGGGTACTGCGCCAGCCTGTACGGGGGTTCACCGACTATTCAGGTCGATGAACGGATGCTCCGGGTCGGTTCCGCGCGTGTCCCGCTGAACCATGTGGGCTCGGTAACCGCAAATGATCAACCCAGTGCGGCGCGACGAGCCGCCGGCCCGGATCTCGATGCCCGCGCCTGGATCTGCCTACGAGGCTGGGTGAATACCAACGCGACGATCGAGATCACCGATGAGCGGGATCCGATCCCTTATTGGCTCGTATCCACTCGCGACCCAAAAGCACTCGCCGCCGCGATTAGCAGTGCGAAACGTGCGCTAGCCAAACAGTCGAATTAA
- a CDS encoding nucleotide pyrophosphatase/phosphodiesterase family protein, translating into MLLNRRSDRPILADVFPNCLAAMRGDAGEFGLPAVRGCVVVVVDGLGAQQLLARSGHARTLMRAWGDRQQLMSFPSTTVAGITSITTGQLAGGHGMVAYSVWDREYELVRNQIAGWDHAGMLPAVWQLAPTLFEGAGVDAAVVSVAEYRQSGLTHASLRGAEYFAGESMLERSKLAASIAAQRERPLVYCYHAELDQVGHKYGWESDAWLARLEALDAAMSELVARIPSDVGVLVVADHGMVDTPRDTQVDIPEQALRGVVAVAGEPRLRHLYLDADAQTASETAARRMQLAQNVRNALDGRALVVTQDQAIEWGWYGSKVAWQARERIGDVLIAATENQAYYTEAMPESARQMRGQHGSVTDAETLVPCIRFGAFGDAN; encoded by the coding sequence ATGCTATTAAACCGGCGATCTGATCGGCCGATCCTCGCCGACGTGTTCCCGAATTGTCTGGCGGCGATGCGCGGGGATGCTGGCGAATTTGGCTTGCCGGCAGTTCGTGGATGCGTGGTTGTGGTCGTTGACGGCCTCGGTGCTCAACAGCTGCTCGCTCGAAGTGGTCATGCGCGCACACTCATGCGCGCTTGGGGCGACCGGCAGCAATTAATGAGTTTCCCATCAACAACAGTGGCTGGAATTACCTCTATCACTACCGGGCAGCTTGCTGGCGGTCACGGCATGGTTGCCTACTCAGTGTGGGATAGAGAATACGAGCTGGTTCGTAACCAGATTGCCGGATGGGATCACGCGGGCATGCTCCCCGCGGTCTGGCAGCTTGCGCCGACGCTGTTTGAAGGCGCAGGGGTGGATGCGGCGGTGGTGTCGGTGGCGGAGTATCGTCAATCTGGGCTGACTCACGCCAGCTTGCGCGGTGCCGAATACTTCGCCGGTGAATCAATGCTCGAACGCAGCAAGCTCGCAGCGAGCATTGCCGCGCAGCGCGAGCGGCCGCTCGTGTACTGCTATCACGCCGAACTTGACCAAGTCGGGCACAAATACGGATGGGAGTCCGACGCCTGGTTAGCGCGGCTTGAAGCGCTGGATGCGGCGATGAGTGAGTTAGTGGCACGCATCCCGAGTGACGTGGGTGTACTGGTCGTTGCGGATCACGGGATGGTGGATACGCCCAGAGATACGCAGGTTGATATTCCCGAGCAAGCATTGCGAGGTGTCGTTGCGGTCGCGGGCGAGCCGAGGTTACGCCACCTGTACTTGGACGCCGACGCCCAAACCGCATCCGAAACCGCTGCTCGGCGAATGCAGCTTGCACAAAACGTTCGAAATGCGCTCGATGGCCGGGCGCTGGTGGTGACCCAAGACCAGGCAATCGAGTGGGGCTGGTACGGGTCCAAGGTCGCCTGGCAGGCACGAGAACGAATTGGCGATGTGCTCATCGCGGCGACCGAGAACCAGGCGTACTACACCGAAGCCATGCCGGAGTCCGCGCGGCAGATGCGCGGTCAGCACGGCTCGGTGACCGACGCTGAGACCCTGGTGCCGTGCATCCGCTTCGGTGCATTCGGGGACGCTAACTAG
- a CDS encoding DNA topoisomerase IV subunit A — protein sequence MASNSTPPLQERIEDVDVAAEMQGSFLEYAYSVIYSRALPDARDGLKPVQRRILYQMTEMGLRPDRGHVKSARVVGDVMGKLHPHSDSAIYDALVRLAQPFTQRVPLVDGHGNFGSLDDGPAAARYTEARLTAAALALTESLDEDVVDFVPNYDNSLLQPAVLPAAWPNLLVNGSSGIAVGMATNMAPHNLGEVIQAAQLLLEQPDATLDEVMRCIPGPDLPGGGQIVGLDGVRQAYETGRGSFTMRATATVENVTARRKGIVVTELPYLVGPEKVIEKIKQGVQAKKLAGISQVTDLTDRKSGLKLVIELKTGFSPEAVLEQLYRHTPLEESFHINNVAIVDDAPTTLGLLELLQVYLDHRISAVRRRSEFRLNKHQNRLHLVDGLLIAIVDIDEVIEIIRSSDDAEEAKSRLKLVFDLSDAQAEYILELRLRRLTKFSRIELEAEADELRRKIADLKALLADPSLLRAQVSRELGEVAEAFATPRRTVLIDGARPRNASVKRGKRAELSLEAPDEPTLVLLSTTGRILRVSLGEGERFLRPKRRTKHDAIMASLQMTTRGDIGAVTSTGRVIRMTPVSLPASPAASVLMNAGVNARDYFGITEKQEKIVGLVPLNVDTPLALATANGVVKRVNPQEWDAQHEVTAIALKPNDSVVGAARAGDGDQLVFVTSDAQLLRYDANLVRPQGPGAAGMAGIRVQEGARVIHFAVVPSESIEQAVVATVTEPPADEALFGDAAATAKLSEFTQFPAKGRATGGVRAHKFVRGETSLATAWVGAGPALGNAKNGSIRHLPEQLARRDASGVQLEAPVDQLGGAMGESSN from the coding sequence ATGGCTTCCAACTCGACTCCCCCGCTACAAGAACGGATTGAGGATGTCGATGTTGCCGCCGAAATGCAAGGTTCGTTCCTTGAATACGCCTATTCGGTGATCTACTCGCGGGCCCTGCCGGACGCACGCGACGGTCTTAAACCGGTCCAGCGCCGCATCCTCTACCAAATGACCGAGATGGGCTTGCGCCCGGATCGCGGCCATGTGAAGTCTGCCCGCGTTGTTGGTGACGTCATGGGCAAGCTCCACCCCCACAGCGACTCGGCGATCTACGATGCGCTCGTTCGCCTAGCGCAGCCATTCACACAGCGGGTGCCGCTTGTCGACGGCCACGGCAACTTCGGGTCCCTCGATGACGGACCGGCAGCAGCTCGATACACCGAGGCGCGGCTCACCGCGGCGGCACTAGCACTCACCGAGTCACTCGACGAGGACGTTGTCGATTTCGTGCCTAACTACGACAACTCGCTCCTGCAACCAGCGGTGCTACCAGCGGCGTGGCCGAACCTATTGGTGAATGGCTCCTCCGGAATTGCCGTCGGTATGGCGACTAATATGGCGCCACACAACCTCGGCGAGGTAATTCAGGCCGCTCAGCTCCTGCTCGAGCAGCCGGACGCCACCCTCGACGAGGTCATGCGCTGTATCCCCGGCCCAGACCTGCCCGGCGGCGGCCAGATTGTCGGGCTGGATGGGGTTCGGCAAGCGTATGAGACCGGTCGTGGCTCCTTCACCATGCGTGCAACCGCGACAGTTGAGAACGTCACGGCTCGCCGCAAGGGTATCGTCGTCACCGAGCTCCCGTATTTGGTCGGCCCCGAGAAGGTGATCGAGAAAATCAAGCAAGGGGTACAGGCGAAGAAGCTCGCCGGTATCTCTCAGGTCACCGACCTCACCGATCGCAAGTCCGGACTCAAGCTCGTTATCGAACTCAAGACGGGATTCTCCCCGGAAGCGGTGCTCGAACAGCTGTATCGACACACGCCACTTGAAGAGTCATTTCATATTAATAATGTGGCGATTGTCGATGACGCTCCGACAACGCTCGGACTGTTGGAACTTCTACAGGTTTATCTTGACCACAGAATTTCGGCAGTACGTCGCAGAAGTGAATTCCGATTAAATAAACACCAAAATCGCCTGCACCTGGTCGACGGATTGCTGATTGCAATTGTCGATATTGATGAAGTCATTGAAATTATCCGATCTTCTGATGATGCTGAGGAAGCAAAGTCGCGCCTCAAGCTCGTATTCGATCTCTCGGATGCGCAGGCGGAATATATCCTCGAGCTCCGACTCAGGCGACTCACCAAGTTCTCACGCATTGAACTCGAGGCAGAGGCCGATGAGCTACGGCGCAAGATTGCCGATCTCAAGGCGCTGCTCGCAGACCCGAGCCTGCTGCGCGCCCAGGTGAGTCGCGAATTGGGCGAGGTCGCCGAGGCGTTCGCAACACCGCGGCGCACTGTGCTGATCGACGGCGCGCGCCCCAGGAACGCATCGGTAAAACGAGGAAAACGGGCTGAGCTGTCGCTCGAAGCGCCCGACGAACCAACGCTGGTGCTGCTCTCCACAACCGGCCGCATCCTGCGCGTATCACTCGGCGAGGGCGAACGATTCCTGCGGCCCAAACGCCGCACCAAACATGACGCGATCATGGCCTCGCTCCAGATGACCACGCGAGGCGATATCGGCGCCGTTACTTCAACCGGGCGCGTTATTCGCATGACGCCGGTTTCCCTGCCCGCGAGCCCAGCCGCATCTGTGCTGATGAATGCCGGCGTGAACGCGCGAGACTACTTTGGCATTACCGAAAAGCAGGAGAAGATTGTTGGGCTTGTACCGCTAAACGTGGATACGCCGCTGGCGCTCGCCACCGCGAATGGCGTGGTAAAACGGGTGAACCCGCAGGAGTGGGACGCCCAGCATGAGGTTACCGCGATTGCTCTGAAACCAAACGACTCCGTTGTAGGTGCGGCGCGTGCGGGTGACGGTGACCAGCTCGTGTTCGTGACTTCAGACGCACAGCTGCTTCGGTACGATGCAAACCTCGTACGCCCGCAAGGGCCCGGAGCCGCAGGTATGGCAGGAATCCGCGTCCAGGAGGGCGCCCGGGTCATTCACTTCGCGGTCGTACCTAGCGAGAGCATCGAGCAAGCGGTTGTCGCAACTGTGACCGAGCCACCTGCCGATGAGGCGTTATTTGGTGATGCTGCCGCCACGGCGAAGCTGAGCGAGTTCACCCAGTTTCCGGCAAAGGGAAGGGCAACCGGAGGCGTTCGAGCGCATAAGTTTGTGCGCGGCGAAACATCTCTCGCCACAGCGTGGGTCGGGGCTGGCCCAGCACTCGGCAATGCAAAGAACGGCTCGATCCGCCACCTGCCCGAACAGCTTGCCCGACGGGATGCATCCGGTGTCCAACTCGAAGCTCCGGTGGATCAGCTCGGCGGCGCGATGGGTGAGTCCTCGAACTAA
- the fabG gene encoding 3-oxoacyl-ACP reductase FabG: MSSLLDQRIALVTGGTVGIGRGIAEVLRTHGANVIVTGVAEDECAEARELGFDAVVLDVRDRTACQSVVDDVVAKYGGLSVLAANAGVYPQTPFRELDDDEIDFIFDVNVKGTIHMVQAAANALRDSGRGRIVVTSSITGNFTGYPGWAHYGATKAAQMGFIRSAAMELAKDGTTINAVLPGNIVTPGLQALGDAYLAEMAKAVPLGTLGEPSDIGEAVAFLASDGARYITGQSIVVDGGQILPEGPDALAAM, translated from the coding sequence ATGTCATCCCTGCTTGATCAACGAATTGCCCTCGTCACCGGTGGGACCGTAGGAATCGGTCGCGGTATTGCTGAAGTGCTGCGCACGCACGGAGCCAACGTCATCGTCACCGGAGTGGCCGAGGATGAATGCGCCGAGGCTCGTGAACTCGGTTTCGACGCGGTCGTGCTCGACGTCCGCGATCGCACCGCCTGCCAAAGCGTCGTTGACGATGTCGTCGCGAAGTACGGCGGGCTCTCCGTGCTCGCGGCAAATGCCGGCGTCTATCCGCAAACCCCGTTTCGCGAACTTGATGACGACGAGATCGACTTCATCTTCGATGTCAACGTCAAGGGCACAATCCACATGGTGCAGGCGGCAGCGAATGCGCTGCGCGACTCCGGCCGTGGCCGCATTGTCGTCACCTCATCGATCACCGGCAACTTCACCGGTTATCCGGGCTGGGCGCACTACGGTGCAACCAAGGCAGCGCAAATGGGATTCATCCGCTCCGCCGCGATGGAGTTAGCGAAAGACGGCACGACCATTAATGCGGTGCTTCCCGGCAATATTGTTACCCCGGGACTCCAGGCGCTGGGTGATGCGTATCTTGCCGAAATGGCGAAGGCCGTCCCGCTCGGCACCCTCGGCGAGCCTAGCGACATCGGTGAAGCGGTTGCATTCCTTGCTTCTGACGGCGCTCGCTATATCACCGGACAGTCGATTGTCGTCGACGGCGGACAGATTCTCCCCGAAGGGCCGGACGCACTGGCCGCTATGTAA
- the sepH gene encoding septation protein SepH, with amino-acid sequence MQDLRFVSIEDGWVVATNEAGERFRLRADENLRNALRPAVAPRPHAPKVPPRQIQQLIRAGKTVAEVVTLTGADEATVSRFEGPVVAERNYMVEQARALPVRLQRQIDPLAAEGLTFGAAIDTRLDELEARDIAWDAWKDPESGWHIGLNFTTGDVARNALWRYDPRGRNLNPISAAAISLSQQEDPNELSASPQLRAVQQERVEQVIPDPEPEPEPTHPDSASPTTYETADLLEALRKRRGERQHHVYTEEVEFDEANDSIDDFLRFPEQVNDDGRIAEVTPFARPGADDSDETASAQESEVNVFSPEHAHLDEQINPDTDPVAPNPANADTSSIDDNTLDLGEIDQTPRQDTGSVPRRKTGRPVMPTWDEIVFGTRTDDE; translated from the coding sequence ATGCAGGATCTGCGATTCGTCAGTATCGAAGATGGCTGGGTGGTTGCCACCAATGAAGCCGGAGAACGTTTCCGTCTGCGTGCCGACGAGAATTTGCGCAATGCCCTGCGGCCAGCCGTGGCCCCTCGACCGCATGCCCCGAAGGTTCCGCCGCGACAGATCCAGCAGCTCATCCGCGCGGGAAAAACCGTTGCCGAGGTCGTAACCCTCACGGGTGCAGATGAAGCGACCGTGTCCCGGTTCGAAGGTCCGGTTGTCGCAGAGCGAAACTATATGGTGGAGCAGGCCCGAGCGCTCCCCGTCCGCCTTCAGCGACAGATTGATCCGCTAGCCGCCGAGGGGCTCACCTTCGGCGCGGCCATTGACACCCGACTGGATGAGCTCGAAGCGCGGGACATTGCGTGGGATGCATGGAAAGACCCCGAAAGCGGCTGGCATATCGGCTTGAACTTCACCACTGGCGATGTGGCCCGAAACGCGCTGTGGCGCTACGACCCGAGAGGGCGAAACCTCAATCCCATATCAGCTGCGGCGATCAGCCTGTCACAGCAAGAGGACCCAAATGAGCTCAGTGCATCGCCCCAGCTGCGCGCAGTACAGCAGGAACGAGTAGAGCAGGTCATTCCGGACCCCGAACCGGAGCCAGAACCCACACATCCTGACTCGGCATCGCCGACCACTTATGAAACGGCTGACCTGCTCGAAGCACTGCGCAAGCGCCGTGGCGAGCGCCAGCATCACGTGTACACCGAGGAGGTCGAGTTCGATGAAGCAAACGACAGCATCGATGACTTCCTGCGCTTTCCAGAACAGGTAAACGACGATGGCCGAATTGCCGAGGTGACGCCGTTCGCTCGTCCCGGAGCCGACGACAGCGACGAAACTGCATCCGCCCAAGAGTCCGAGGTGAATGTCTTCTCGCCGGAGCACGCTCATCTTGATGAACAGATCAATCCGGATACCGATCCGGTTGCGCCGAATCCTGCGAATGCGGACACCAGTTCGATCGATGACAACACGCTCGATCTTGGTGAGATCGACCAGACACCGCGACAGGACACCGGTTCAGTTCCGCGCCGTAAAACCGGGCGACCGGTGATGCCCACATGGGATGAGATCGTGTTCGGCACCCGCACGGATGACGAGTAG
- the trpD gene encoding anthranilate phosphoribosyltransferase, which yields MTAAQTWPQMLEKLLRGEDLSMREATWAMERVMRGEVSEAELAGWLIALRAKGETVAEVIGFRDAILQHAVPTGLTSWGVDIVGTGGDLAGTVNVSTMSAFVIAGAGTPVLKHGGRASSSQSGATDVLTELGVVGTSGSQALEALFEQTQLAFLFANQFHPGFAHAAAVRKALGVPTVFNCLGPLTNPTRAEASAVGVARQEVVPLIVGAFQTRGAAALVFRGDDGLDELTVTGYSRIWEVVNGEVGEHDVHPRDLGLGEYEPEEILGGSPAHNAQIARDVLAGERDGAVRDIVLLNAAAGLVAYELATNPESAERPIRQRLVEQIDVARASIDSGAAAEKLEQVVTVSQQLHADSRA from the coding sequence ATGACCGCAGCACAAACATGGCCTCAGATGCTTGAAAAGCTCCTCCGCGGCGAAGATTTAAGCATGCGTGAAGCCACCTGGGCGATGGAACGGGTGATGCGTGGCGAAGTTAGTGAAGCCGAACTGGCGGGTTGGTTGATCGCACTTCGCGCAAAAGGTGAAACCGTCGCCGAGGTGATCGGATTTCGGGATGCGATCCTGCAGCATGCTGTGCCCACGGGGTTGACCTCCTGGGGAGTTGACATCGTCGGCACCGGCGGGGACCTTGCGGGTACGGTGAACGTCTCCACCATGTCAGCGTTCGTGATCGCTGGCGCGGGCACGCCGGTGCTAAAACACGGTGGGCGCGCATCCTCGAGTCAGTCGGGAGCCACCGATGTGCTCACCGAGCTTGGGGTAGTGGGCACGTCCGGATCGCAAGCCCTTGAAGCGCTTTTTGAGCAAACGCAGCTTGCGTTCCTTTTTGCCAATCAGTTCCACCCCGGCTTTGCTCACGCTGCAGCGGTGCGCAAAGCATTGGGCGTGCCAACCGTCTTTAACTGTCTGGGGCCACTCACTAACCCGACGCGCGCGGAAGCATCCGCGGTCGGCGTTGCTCGTCAGGAGGTCGTCCCGCTTATTGTCGGTGCGTTCCAAACCAGAGGTGCGGCCGCACTCGTGTTCCGTGGGGATGATGGACTGGATGAACTTACCGTCACCGGGTACTCCAGAATCTGGGAAGTGGTGAACGGGGAAGTGGGCGAACATGATGTCCACCCCCGCGACCTTGGGCTCGGAGAGTACGAACCCGAGGAAATCTTGGGTGGTTCACCCGCGCACAATGCGCAGATCGCTCGCGATGTGCTGGCAGGCGAGCGCGATGGGGCGGTACGTGACATTGTGCTGCTGAACGCAGCTGCGGGGTTGGTTGCGTATGAGCTCGCAACGAACCCCGAATCGGCAGAACGCCCCATCCGACAGCGCTTGGTGGAACAGATTGATGTTGCTCGAGCGTCGATCGATTCCGGGGCTGCTGCTGAAAAGCTCGAGCAAGTTGTTACGGTCTCGCAGCAATTGCACGCAGACAGCCGGGCATAG
- a CDS encoding GlsB/YeaQ/YmgE family stress response membrane protein, whose product MSLSWISWIIIGLIVGTIAQAITKDTRKHPWWLTLILGIIGGVVGGWIGGMVVGPEKLDGFFNIWVWLFALLGAVIVTAIFEAITRGGSKDRA is encoded by the coding sequence ATGTCCCTGAGCTGGATTAGCTGGATTATTATCGGTTTGATTGTTGGAACAATTGCCCAGGCCATCACCAAGGACACGCGCAAGCACCCCTGGTGGCTTACCCTGATTCTCGGAATCATCGGTGGTGTTGTGGGAGGTTGGATCGGCGGTATGGTCGTCGGTCCGGAGAAGCTTGATGGTTTCTTCAACATCTGGGTATGGCTCTTTGCGCTGCTGGGTGCCGTGATCGTTACCGCGATCTTCGAGGCGATTACCCGGGGCGGAAGCAAGGACCGCGCCTAG
- a CDS encoding DUF4193 domain-containing protein, with translation MATDYDAPRKTDDDADSIEALKERVPASASSNVDIDQGDGVHGFDLADEDLSDVEIETVVIPPQANEFTCMDCFLIKHRSQLSSQSSEGNPLCKDCAGG, from the coding sequence ATGGCAACCGACTACGACGCACCACGCAAGACTGACGATGACGCAGACTCGATTGAGGCACTCAAAGAGCGAGTACCTGCATCCGCGTCGTCAAACGTCGACATTGACCAGGGTGACGGCGTGCACGGTTTCGATCTCGCTGATGAGGACCTCAGCGACGTCGAAATTGAGACGGTGGTAATTCCTCCGCAGGCGAATGAGTTCACCTGCATGGACTGCTTCCTCATCAAGCACCGCTCGCAGCTGTCGTCCCAATCCAGCGAGGGAAACCCGTTGTGTAAGGATTGCGCGGGCGGTTAA
- the dut gene encoding dUTP diphosphatase, whose product MSEGTTEPIRVPCVGQPPHRANPQDAGADLYAAESVTLAPGERALVGTGTAIALPAGTVGLIAPRSGLAAKHGITIVNAPGIIDAGYRGELKVSLLNTDSSQSYSIEAGDRIAQLLVMPIPAVAFTPVDVLPDGERGDRGFGSSGYSSSATDEEAVATSDEADVGARQ is encoded by the coding sequence GTGAGTGAAGGAACAACCGAACCGATCCGCGTCCCCTGCGTGGGCCAGCCGCCGCACCGGGCCAATCCTCAAGATGCCGGTGCAGACTTGTACGCGGCCGAATCGGTCACGCTGGCGCCGGGGGAGCGCGCACTCGTGGGGACCGGCACTGCGATTGCACTGCCCGCAGGAACGGTCGGATTGATCGCACCCCGATCGGGGCTTGCTGCCAAACACGGAATCACCATCGTGAACGCTCCCGGGATTATCGATGCCGGATACCGCGGGGAGCTCAAGGTCTCCCTGCTCAACACGGACAGCTCGCAGTCATATTCGATTGAAGCCGGTGATCGCATTGCCCAGCTCTTGGTTATGCCAATCCCAGCTGTCGCATTCACGCCGGTCGACGTGCTTCCGGATGGCGAGCGTGGTGATCGAGGGTTTGGATCGAGCGGTTACTCCTCATCGGCCACGGATGAGGAAGCGGTCGCGACCAGCGATGAAGCGGATGTGGGAGCGCGCCAGTAG